From the genome of Candidatus Zixiibacteriota bacterium, one region includes:
- the sat gene encoding sulfate adenylyltransferase: MATSMLIPPHGSDKLKILLLEGAERAAELKRAEKLPRVVMTSRETGDLIMLGIGGFTPLDGFMGKDDWKGVCEHMKMTNGIFWPIPVTLSHDSKIDPGTEITLISGETQEIMGTMKVTESYQIDKAFECKHVFSTTDEAHPGVKMVMAQKPWNIAGPVKVLSESYFPEHFKGIYQRPAESRKIFEQKGWKSIAALQLRNPMHRSHEYLAKIAVEVSDGLYIHQLVGGLKPGDIPADVRVKCINTLVENYFVKDRVVTGGYPLDMRYAGPREGLLHAVFRQNFGCTHMIIGRDHAGVGDYYGPFDAQEIFFKLWDGALLCKMLPIDWTFWCFKCGGMSSMKTCPHGKEDRLFLSGTALRKALSEGGSVPAEFSRPEVLEILRQYYAELEEDEKVEVKLHGHATGDARKK; this comes from the coding sequence ATGGCAACTTCAATGCTGATCCCGCCGCATGGCAGTGACAAACTGAAGATCCTGCTGCTCGAAGGAGCGGAGAGGGCAGCCGAGTTAAAACGCGCCGAGAAGCTACCCAGAGTGGTGATGACATCGCGTGAAACCGGCGACCTCATCATGCTCGGAATCGGCGGCTTCACTCCGCTCGACGGCTTTATGGGCAAGGACGACTGGAAGGGTGTCTGCGAGCACATGAAGATGACCAACGGCATCTTCTGGCCCATTCCGGTCACGCTCTCTCACGACAGCAAGATCGACCCGGGAACGGAGATCACCCTCATCTCCGGCGAGACGCAGGAGATCATGGGTACGATGAAGGTGACCGAGTCTTATCAGATCGACAAGGCCTTCGAGTGCAAGCACGTGTTTTCGACAACCGATGAAGCGCACCCCGGCGTCAAGATGGTCATGGCCCAGAAGCCGTGGAACATCGCCGGCCCCGTGAAGGTGCTCTCCGAGAGCTATTTCCCCGAGCACTTCAAGGGCATCTATCAGCGCCCTGCCGAGAGCCGCAAGATCTTTGAGCAGAAAGGCTGGAAGTCCATCGCGGCCCTGCAGCTTCGCAACCCGATGCACCGGTCGCACGAGTATCTTGCGAAGATCGCAGTCGAAGTCTCCGACGGTCTGTACATTCATCAGCTGGTGGGCGGCCTGAAGCCCGGCGACATCCCGGCGGACGTGCGCGTTAAGTGCATCAATACCCTGGTTGAGAACTACTTCGTGAAGGATCGCGTGGTAACCGGCGGATACCCGCTCGACATGCGCTATGCCGGCCCGCGTGAGGGCCTCCTGCACGCCGTTTTCCGCCAGAACTTCGGCTGCACGCACATGATCATCGGCCGCGACCACGCCGGCGTCGGCGACTATTATGGCCCGTTCGATGCGCAGGAAATCTTCTTCAAGCTGTGGGACGGAGCCCTCTTGTGCAAGATGCTGCCGATCGACTGGACCTTCTGGTGCTTCAAGTGCGGCGGGATGTCTTCGATGAAGACCTGTCCGCACGGCAAGGAAGACCGCCTTTTCCTCTCCGGCACGGCACTGCGCAAAGCGCTGTCCGAGGGCGGAAGTGTTCCGGCAGAGTTCAGCCGTCCGGAAGTCCTCGAGATTCTGCGTCAGTATTACGCCGAGCTTGAGGAAGACGAGAAAGTGGAAGTGAAACTGCACGGTCATGCGACCGGCGACGCCAGGAAGAAATAA